In the Tribolium castaneum strain GA2 chromosome 1, icTriCast1.1, whole genome shotgun sequence genome, one interval contains:
- the ssp7 gene encoding uncharacterized protein ssp7 gives METAKTIAIFLVLMFCWQAEGWVGIIKSSPGSKTGGCYTKEYNLGNMLSGETRPIPGICAEATCQGGQGYIDVTGCSVVAADPPCHVVEGDLSKPFPHCCSDVKCDRENEIV, from the exons ATGGAGACCGCGAAAACTATTGCAATATTCCTAGTGTTGATGTTTTGCTGGCAAGCCGAGGGATGGGTGGGTATAATTAAATCGAGTCCTGGAT CTAAAACGGGCGGCTGTTACACGAAAGAGTACAATTTGGGAAATATGCTAAGTGGTGAAACGAGACCTATCCCAGGCATTTGTGCGGAAGCGACGTGCCAAGGAGGACAGGGATATATCGATGTGACCGG ATGCTCTGTGGTGGCGGCCGATCCCCCGTGTCACGTAGTCGAGGGCGACCTCTCAAAACCGTTTCCCCACTGTTGTTCTGACGTGAAATGTGACAGAGAAAATGAgattgtataa